Proteins encoded by one window of Musa acuminata AAA Group cultivar baxijiao chromosome BXJ2-9, Cavendish_Baxijiao_AAA, whole genome shotgun sequence:
- the LOC135623151 gene encoding hydrophobic protein LTI6B: MGTATCIDILVAIILPPLGVFLKFGCKVEFWLCLLLTILGYIPGIIYAIYAITK; this comes from the exons ATGGGGACAGCCACTTGCATAGATATACTGGTGGCCATCATCCTTCCTCCTCTTGGAGTCTTCCTCAAGTTTGGCTGCAAG GTGGAGTTTTGGCTGTGCCTGTTGCTGACGATCCTCGGCTACATCCCCGGGATCATCTATGCCATCTATGCCATCACCAAATAA
- the LOC103998107 gene encoding auxin-responsive protein IAA4-like isoform X2: MLGFLTTATFLVKTSLCIATGFLPFPLASIICNKDHLFMERKDDSPSSSIDSSSHPAFSTASSVTQPRSRDFSTDLSLGLSLLTSSPPDWYSKQRNQVSLTGHPRLFVKVYMEGIPIGRKLDLYAHDSYSGLIQTLGRMFRTSIMYPETARVPCDHVLTYEDGEGDWMMVGDVPWELFLITVKRLKIMRADRC; the protein is encoded by the exons ATGCTTGGCTTTCTCACCACAGCAACCTTCTTAGTTAAAACCAGCTTGTGCATTGCAACTGGCTTTCTCCCTTTCCCTCTTGCCTCTATCATCTGCAACAAAGATCACCTTTTCATGGAGAGGAAGGATGACTCTCCATCTTCTTCTATAGACAGCAGCAGCCACCCTGCTTTCTCCACTGCATCTTCTGTTACCCAGCCAAGAAGCAGAGATTTCAGCACAGATCTCAGCCTAGGACTTAGCCTGTTAACCTCCTCTCCTCCTGATTGGTACTCCAAACAAAG GAACCAAGTATCTCTGACTGGCCATCCGAGATTGTTCGTCAAGGTTTACATGGAGGGGATTCCAATCGGCAGAAAACTGGATCTGTATGCACATGATAGCTACAGTGGATTAATACAAACACTTGGCCGCATGTTTAGGACCTCCATCATGT ATCCTGAGACTGCCCGAGTGCCTTGCGACCATGTGCTGACCTATGAAGACGGGGAAGGAGATTGGATGATGGTCGGAGATGTGCCATGGGA GCTGTTTCTGATCACTGTCAAGAGGTTGAAGATCATGAGGGCCGACAGATGCTAG
- the LOC103998107 gene encoding auxin-responsive protein IAA4-like isoform X1 yields the protein MLGFLTTATFLVKTSLCIATGFLPFPLASIICNKDHLFMERKDDSPSSSIDSSSHPAFSTASSVTQPRSRDFSTDLSLGLSLLTSSPPDWYSKQRNQVSLTGHPRLFVKVYMEGIPIGRKLDLYAHDSYSGLIQTLGRMFRTSIMYPETARVPCDHVLTYEDGEGDWMMVGDVPWEYAFLLFAVPNCVLYALLC from the exons ATGCTTGGCTTTCTCACCACAGCAACCTTCTTAGTTAAAACCAGCTTGTGCATTGCAACTGGCTTTCTCCCTTTCCCTCTTGCCTCTATCATCTGCAACAAAGATCACCTTTTCATGGAGAGGAAGGATGACTCTCCATCTTCTTCTATAGACAGCAGCAGCCACCCTGCTTTCTCCACTGCATCTTCTGTTACCCAGCCAAGAAGCAGAGATTTCAGCACAGATCTCAGCCTAGGACTTAGCCTGTTAACCTCCTCTCCTCCTGATTGGTACTCCAAACAAAG GAACCAAGTATCTCTGACTGGCCATCCGAGATTGTTCGTCAAGGTTTACATGGAGGGGATTCCAATCGGCAGAAAACTGGATCTGTATGCACATGATAGCTACAGTGGATTAATACAAACACTTGGCCGCATGTTTAGGACCTCCATCATGT ATCCTGAGACTGCCCGAGTGCCTTGCGACCATGTGCTGACCTATGAAGACGGGGAAGGAGATTGGATGATGGTCGGAGATGTGCCATGGGAGTATGCATTCCTCTTGTTTGCTGTGCCAAACTGTGTGCTTTACGCGTTGCTTTGTTGA
- the LOC103998108 gene encoding cytochrome P450 709B2: protein MGYLAIVLGTVSVVLISCFWKAFMHLTWRPYVITRAYRKQGVRGPAYRFWSGSLEEIRSIRRAAAELILDTHSHDITTRVLPHFAKWIAEYGETFLFWIGPQPLLCISEQEMIKQVLASKYGSYARTDPSPAAMALVGKGLTNIDGSEWARHRRVVNPAFAMDKLKLFTRTMAECARSMLEAWQDDADAVGDHGKEVEVAREFQELTANVISHTAFGSSYSEGKEVFVAQKELQILVIESFLNVNIPGFRYVPTRKNLRIWNLERRIRNKFMGIIRDRLGSNDDDLGCGNDLLGLMLEAATRKQDEQKMSMDEIIDECKTFFIAGHETTSHLLIWAMFLLSTNLQWQEKLREEVLRECGMEIPNADTLANLKLVTMVLLEALRIYSPVALLRRKAAKDVTLGNINIKKNTLLMMPIAVTHRNKEVWGDDANEFNPLRFENGILKASAHPSAFLSFSIGPRACIGQNFAMLEAKTVIAMILQRFSFSLSHKYKHAPIDSATMLQPQFGVPIVLRPIHL, encoded by the exons ATGGGCTATCTTGCCATCGTTCTGGGGACAGTCTCGGTGGTGCTGATCTCATGCTTTTGGAAGGCGTTCATGCACCTGACATGGAGGCCGTATGTGATAACTCGAGCGTACAGGAAACAAGGGGTGAGAGGACCTGCGTACAGGTTCTGGTCAGGGTCACTTGAGGAGATCAGAAGCATCAGAAGGGCTGCAGCGGAGCTCATCTTGGATACCCACTCGCATGATATCACCACCCGAGTGCTGCCCCATTTCGCCAAATGGATCGCAGAATATG GAGAGACGTTTCTGTTTTGGATCGGACCGCAGCCGCTACTCTGCATCAGCGAGCAGGAGATGATCAAACAGGTCCTGGCGAGCAAGTATGGATCCTACGCCAGGACGGATCCGTCTCCTGCGGCGATGGCCCTCGTGGGGAAGGGGTTGACCAACATAGATGGGTCGGAGTGGGCGAGGCATCGAAGGGTGGTCAACCCCGCCTTCGCCATGGATAAGCTCAAG TTGTTCACGAGAACGATGGCCGAATGCGCCAGATCGATGCTGGAAGCGTGGCAAGATGATGCTGATGCAGTAGGAGATCACGGAAAGGAAGTCGAGGTGGCTAGAGAATTCCAGGAGCTGACAGCGAATGTGATCTCTCATACCGCTTTTGGCAGCAGTTACTCCGAAGGGAAGGAAGTGTTTGTGGCACAGAAGGAGCTGCAGATCCTCGTCATCGAGAGTTTCCTCAACGTAAACATCCCCGGGTTCAG GTACGTTCCGACTCGGAAGAATCTCCGCATTTGGAATCtggagagaagaataaggaacaaGTTCATGGGAATCATAAGAGACCGGTTGGGTAGCAACGACGACGACTTGGGTTGCGGAAATGACCTGCTCGGACTGATGCTGGAAGCAGCAACGCGGAAGCAAGATGAGCAGAAGATGAGCATGGACGAGATCATCGACGAGTGCAAGACGTTCTTCATCGCGGGGCACGAGACCACCTCGCATCTGCTCATCTGGGCCATGTTCTTGCTCAGCACCAATCTCCAGTGGCAAGAGAAGCTCCGGGAAGAGGTCCTGAGAGAGTGTGGGATGGAGATTCCCAACGCTGATACGCTCGCCAATCTAAAGCTG GTCACCATGGTTCTCCTCGAAGCTTTGAGGATATACAGCCCTGTGGCGTTGCTGAGGAGAAAGGCTGCAAAAGATGTAACTCTGGGGAACATAAACATAAAAAAGAACACCCTGTTGATGATGCCAATAGCAGTGACTCACAGGAACAAGGAGGTCTGGGGAGATGATGCTAATGAGTTCAATCCACTGAGGTTCGAGAATGGGATCTTGAAGGCCTCTGCACACCCCAGTGCGTTCCTCTCCTTCTCGATAGGGCCGAGAGCATGCATAGGGCAGAACTTTGCCATGTTGGAAGCCAAGACTGTGATCGCCATGATCCTGCAGAGGTTCTCATTCTCTTTGTCACACAAGTACAAGCATGCTCCCATTGACTCCGCCACCATGCTGCAGCCACAGTTCGGTGTCCCTATTGTTCTGAGGCCCATTCATCTCTAA
- the LOC135623152 gene encoding probable membrane-associated kinase regulator 1 translates to MERTRDGDGPRGSGGAPALSFFPSPSSSSSSDFEFTVSLSPSSKRSCSQLCPADELFYKGQLLPLHLSPRISMVRTLILASASSSSTDTTTTESRDSNGSSSSSAFSVADLILPECDSSRPSSVTEEDARRISPTKRPGGSKYLSFLAARFSSVFLHRGSKKLDPSADPSISIPAPPPHPTKRANSSSSSSAKEVIKKYVKKVKPIYEKLSLLQQRHNQQQPPPPPQHHQRKKTFSFSIKKERMLASSGKKTVLVVDRNNARGKGIEHSYSQSFSGNLLGHPTRKKQWAASCPSSMRSSPSHSGLLYMSGGGFPEPPPALSLSASSMEELQSAIQGAIAHCKSSMIQANRKKAPDLAGNEKEIDRS, encoded by the coding sequence ATGGAGCGGACAAGAGACGGGGATGGGCCGAGGGGAAGTGGCGGCGCGCCTGCGCTCTCCTTCTTCCCGTCCccgtcctcgtcctcttcctccgaCTTCGAGTTCAccgtctccctctccccctcctcCAAGCGCTCCTGCTCCCAGTTGTGCCCCGCCGACGAGCTCTTCTACAAAGGCCAGCTCCTCCCCCTCCACCTCTCCCCTCGCATCTCCATGGTCCGAACCCTCATCctcgcctccgcctcctcctcctccaccgacaCCACCACCACCGAATCCCGCGACTCCAACggcagctcctcctcctccgccttctcCGTCGCCGACCTCATCCTCCCGGAGTGCGACTCCTCCCGCCCCAGCTCCGTCACCGAGGAGGACGCCCGGCGAATCTCCCCCACCAAGCGCCCCGGCGGTTCCAAGTACCTCTCCTTCTTGGCCGCCCGCTTCTCCTCTGTCTTCCTCCACCGCGGCAGCAAGAAACTAGACCCGTCCGCCGATCCCAGCATCAGCATTCCCGCCCCTCCTCCTCATCCGACTAAGCGAGCAAACTCCTCGTCCTCGTCGTCGGCAAAGGAGGTTATCAAGAAGTACGTCAAGAAGGTAAAGCCGATCTACGAGAAACTGTCTTTACTGCAGCAGAGGCACAACCAGCAGcagccaccaccgccgccgcagcACCATCAGCGGAAGAAGACATTCTCCTTCTCGATCAAGAAGGAAAGAATGCTCGCTAGTTCGGGCAAAAAGACTGTCCTGGTTGTTGACCGCAACAATGCCCGCGGAAAGGGCATCGAGCACTCCTACTCCCAGTCCTTCTCCGGCAACCTGCTCGGCCACCCTACCAGGAAGAAGCAGTGGGCTGCGAGCTGCCCTTCCTCCATGCGGTCTTCACCCAGCCACTCGGGTCTGCTCTACATGAGCGGGGGTGGATTTCCTGAGCCTCCTCCCGCTCTGTCGCTGTCGGCTTCGTCAATGGAGGAGTTGCAGAGCGCCATACAAGGCGCCATCGCCCACTGCAAAAGCTCCATGATCCAAGCGAATCGGAAGAAGGCACCAGATTTGGCAGGCAACGAGAAGGAGATCGACAGATCATGA